A single genomic interval of Helianthus annuus cultivar XRQ/B chromosome 13, HanXRQr2.0-SUNRISE, whole genome shotgun sequence harbors:
- the LOC110902417 gene encoding extradiol ring-cleavage dioxygenase translates to MSMKIQDTFYISHGPPSLCLEEQCIPLVHFLQSFQQKVHPIRPSSILLIFGHFETSYPTVNAVSNGPSDTIYDFEGFPECLYELKYPAPGAPELAKRVMELLMASGFERVDKDENRGLDHGAWSPLRLMYPEADIPVCQLSIQTDKDATYHYNMGKALAPLKNEGVLIVGSGGTTHNLEEVRFDTTLVQPWAQEFDTWLKEALVDGRYEDVNKYKEKAPHATMVHPTPDHFYPLHVAMGAASVNSKGQLIHHSWGWSAFSYASYKFMVPV, encoded by the coding sequence ATGTCGATGAAAATTCAAGACACATTTTACATATCCCATGGACCCCCTTCTTTGTGCCTCGAAGAACAATGTATTCCTCTAGTGCATTTCCTCCAATCCTTCCAACAAAAGGTGCACCCTATTCGCCCATCTTCCATCCTTCTTATCTTCGGCCACTTTGAGACTTCGTATCCGACGGTCAACGCCGTCTCCAACGGCCCATCCGATACCATATATGATTTTGAAGGTTTTCCCGAATGTCTTTACGAGCTCAAGTATCCGGCACCAGGAGCTCCAGAACTTGCTAAGAGAGTCATGGAGCTTCTCATGGCTTCCGGGTTCGAGCGGGTTGACAAGGATGAGAATCGAGGGCTTGACCATGGTGCGTGGTCCCCACTAAGGCTTATGTATCCAGAGGCGGATATTCCAGTTTGTCAGTTGTCCATCCAGACGGACAAAGACGCCACTTACCATTATAACATGGGTAAGGCGTTAGCACCTCTTAAAAATGAAGGGGTGCTTATTGTAGGTTCGGGTGGGACCACCCATAACCTGGAAGAGGTGCGATTTGACACCACTTTGGTGCAACCTTGGGCTCAAGAGTTTGATACATGGCTCAAAGAGGCACTAGTTGATGGAAGGTATGAAGATGTAAACAAGTACAAGGAGAAGGCTCCACATGCGACCATGGTGCACCCAACGCCCGACCATTTCTACCCTTTGCATGTTGCGATGGGTGCTGCGAGTGTGAATTCCAAAGGCCAGCTTATCCACCATAGCTGGGGATGGTCTGCGTTTTCCTATGCTTCGTATAAATTCATGGTCCCCGTTTAA
- the LOC118485415 gene encoding uncharacterized protein LOC118485415 codes for MAEKTTRDSLEHFCRGIIDVYGARYLRTPTWDDLQKIYEVHNAEHGLPGMIGSIDCMHWRWDNCPTAWRGQHTRGNQKGPTIILQAVASQDLWVWSAYFGVVGSCNDINVF; via the exons ATGGCGGAGAAAACAACACGAGACAGCTTGGAGCATTTTTGTCGCG gtataatTGATGTGTACGGTGCGCGTTATCTTAGAACGCCCACATGGGACGACCTTCAAAAGATCTACGAGGTACATAATGCTGAGCATGGTTTGCCTGGTATGATCGGGAGCATAGATTGCATGCATTGGCGTTGGGATAACTGCCCGACTGCATGGCGAGGCCAACACACACGTGGTAACCAAAAAGGACCCACTATTATTCTTCAGGCGGTTGCTTCacaggacctttgggtttggtcggcttactttggcgtggtcgggtcatgcaatgatatCAATGTTTTTTAA
- the LOC110900419 gene encoding zinc finger MYM-type protein 1-like — translation MGKNKIITSFFKRKNEEQVDGNNEIKRQKASTSEPVNEANEPVNEANNEVGDSWFCVMIDESRDESKKEQMAIVLRFVDVEGVIRERFLDLVHVMDTLSATLKVNLWNTLLHYNFDVSKIRGQGYDGASNMRGEWNGLQALVREYSPYAYYVHCFAHRLQLALVCVSRDVTPVHQFFSNLVFIINVVCASSKRHDELQMANADEIKKLLELGEIKSGKGQNQVGTLLRAGDTRWGSHFKSICSLVNMFDVTHVVLKGIIQDTSHATGSQRGDANIAYSYLQSFEFVLVLHLMKEVMAKTETLSQALQKKSQDILNAMELVSATKKNNMYKLVERVCRLILTLPVSTATTERGFSAMKIFKNRLRNKMSNQYLANSMVIYIEKEIAENFDSESIIEEFKNLKGRRAEL, via the exons ATGGGGAAAAACAAAATCATAACTTCTTTTTTtaaaagaaagaatgaagaacaaGTTGATGGAAACAATGAGATTAAACGGCAAAAAGCTTCAACAAGCGAACCGGTTAATGAAGCTAATGAACCGGTTAATGAAGCGAATAATGAAGTGGGGGATTCATGGTTTTGTGTCATGATTGATGAGTCACGGGATGAGTCAAAAAAAGAGCAAATGGCGATAGTTTTaagatttgttgatgttgaaggGGTGATACGGGAAAGGTTCTTGGATTTAGTTCATGTTATGGATACTTTATCAGCGACCTTAAAAGTAAATTTGTGGAATACACTATTGCATTACAATTTTGATGTTAGTAAAATCCGTGGTCAAGGCTATGATGGTGCTAGCAATATGAGAGGAGAATGGAACGGGTTGCAAGCACTTGTTCGGGAATATAGTCCTTACGCATATTATGTTCACTGCTTTGCTCACAG GTTACAACTTGCCTTGGTTTGTGTCTCAAGGGATGTGACTCCAGTACACCAATTCTTCTCAAACTTAGTTTTCATAATTAATGTGGTGTGTGCTTCAAGTAAGCGTCATGATGAGTTACAAATGGCGAATGCAGATGAGATTAAAAAGTTATTAGAATTGGGTGAAATCAAATCGGGAAAAGGACAAAATCAGGTTGGGACATTACTAAGGGCTGGTGATACACGTTGGGGTTCTCATTTTAAATCTATTTGTAGTTTGGTTAACATGTTTGATGTCACCCATGTTGTTCTCAAGGGAATAATTCAAGACACGTCTCATGCTACTGGTTCTCAACGTGGAGATGCTAATATAGCTTACAGTTACTTGCAATCATTTGAATTtgtgcttgttcttcacttgatGAAAGAAGTAATGGCTAAAACAGAAACACTTAGTCAAGCATTACAAAAGAAATCCCAAGACATCCTGAATGCAATGGAGTTAGTTTCTGCAACAAAG AAAAATAACATGTACAAATTGGTTGAAAGAGTGTGTCGGCTAATCTTGACGCTTCCAGTTTCGACTGCAACAACGGAAAGAGGATTTTCAGCAATGAAAATATTTAAGAATCGACTTCGCAATAAGATGTCAAATCAGTATCTAGCAAACAGTATGGTGATTTACATAGAAAAGGAGATTGCTGAGAACTTTGATTCGGAGTCCATAATTGAAGAATTCAAAAATCTTAAAGGAAGACGAGCAGAACTATAA